The Paenibacillus tianjinensis genome has a window encoding:
- a CDS encoding undecaprenyl-diphosphate phosphatase, translating to MELLTIIKAIILGIVEGLTEFAPVSSTGHMIIVDDMWLKSQEFLGKYTANTFKVVIQLGSILAVVIIFRNRFIDLLGLKRFSRKEMTAVPEGVPQVETEGRLKLAQVIVGLIPAGIFGFLFEDYIDEHLFSTSTVLIGLVVGAVFMICADRFAPKKVKTESVDQITYRQAISVGLIQCISLWPGFSRSGSTISGGVLLGMSHRAAADFTFIMAVPIMAGASLISLIKNWQYFTLDALPFFIFGFISAFLFALISMRFFLKLINRIKLLPFAIYRILLALVVYLIWF from the coding sequence ATGGAGCTGCTAACCATTATTAAAGCTATTATTCTGGGTATTGTAGAAGGTTTGACCGAGTTTGCTCCGGTTTCCTCCACAGGCCATATGATCATCGTTGATGATATGTGGCTGAAATCGCAGGAGTTTCTGGGAAAATACACAGCGAACACGTTCAAGGTTGTAATCCAGCTGGGATCAATTCTGGCGGTGGTCATTATCTTCCGCAACCGGTTTATTGATCTGCTGGGCCTCAAGCGGTTCAGCCGCAAGGAGATGACGGCTGTACCGGAAGGCGTGCCGCAGGTGGAGACGGAAGGCCGGCTGAAGCTGGCGCAGGTCATTGTGGGACTTATTCCGGCGGGGATCTTCGGCTTTCTGTTCGAGGATTATATTGATGAACACCTGTTCTCGACCTCGACGGTACTGATCGGGCTGGTAGTCGGGGCGGTGTTCATGATCTGCGCCGACCGTTTTGCCCCTAAGAAGGTCAAAACAGAAAGTGTCGATCAAATTACATACCGGCAGGCGATATCAGTCGGTTTGATCCAGTGCATTTCCCTCTGGCCGGGCTTCTCACGCTCCGGCTCGACGATATCTGGAGGCGTGCTGCTGGGGATGAGCCACCGGGCCGCGGCGGATTTCACCTTTATTATGGCGGTACCGATCATGGCCGGTGCGAGTCTGATTTCACTGATCAAGAACTGGCAGTATTTCACGCTGGATGCGCTGCCGTTTTTTATATTCGGCTTTATTAGCGCCTTTCTGTTCGCACTGATCTCGATGCGCTTCTTCCTGAAGCTGATTAACCGGATCAAGCTGCTGCCGTTCGCGATTTACCGGATTCTGCTGGCCTTAGTGGTCTATCTGATCTGGTTCTAA